GCGTGTGGCTGAATGTAATCGAAAAACCGACTACATTCGGTGCTGGGTGGGCGAGTGGACCAAATGTAATCGAAAAACCAACCACATTCGGCGCTGGGTGGGCGAGTGGAGCAAATGTAATCGAAAAACCGACTACATTCGGTGCTGGGTGGGCGAGTGGACCAAATGTAATCGAAAAACCAACTACATTCGGCGCTGGGTGGGCGGAGAGCTAACATGCCGTAGGTGAGGCGTCATATGGGGCTGGATGGCGCACAAACGGACATCCATAGCACCCAAACCTAACATATTTTTTACCCGTTGCGGCTTTTGTCAAGATGTGGACAACGTTATCCACATATTCCGCGCGAGTTGTGTAAAAAGCGTGTAAAATGAGTAATAACGCCTATTTTTTAAGCGGAGTAAATCGCTACTTATACAATGCAACATTTTTGTGGGAATTGTGGATAATGTGGATAATTCGGTGGATAAAAAGTCCTTGACAACGAAAGTAGCTATTTTAAGCCTAAAAAAAGCCCCGAACGGCCAATTCGGGGCAGCAGTTATACACGGAAACTGTGGATGAGTCTGTGGATAACCGGATTTGAACAAAATGGAAACTGTTAAAATTTATTTTGGCCTGCTTTTACATTATTCTGCAGCCAGTATCTCCCATTCGCTAAATAAATCTGTCAGCTGCTCCTTCTTATCCTTCAGTTTGCCTTCATGCTCCTGAAGAGCCATGTAATCCTGAAAGACCTCAGGTCTGGTCATCTCATGCTCAATGTCTGCGATGGCTTCCTCCAGCGCAGCGATCTTCTCCTCCAGCTCTGCAATCCGCCGCTGGCGGTTGCGCTCTTCACGCTTGGCCTGCTTCTCGGCCTCATAGGAGAGGGCGGTGCCTTTCTCCGCTGCCGGAGCTTCACTGGCCGCATTCCGCGAGAGCTTGGCCGCTGCAAGCTCTGCTTCCTCCGCCGCTATCGCTTCCAGCTCCTGCTTCTTCGCAATATAGTCGTCATAGTTACCCAGATACTGGTCAATACCGTCCGGGTGCAGCTCCAGCACACGCTCCGCCATTTTATTCAGGAAATAACGGTCATGGGAAATGAACAGCAGCGTCCCCTCGAAATCGATCAGCGCCGCCTCCAGCACCTCGCGGCTGACCAGATCCAGATGGTTGGTCGGCTCATCGAGAATCAGCATGTTGGCCCCGCGCAGCATCAGCTTGGACAAGGCTACCCGGGCTTTCTCGCCGCCGCTCAATGCTGCTACCTTCTTGAGGACATCCTCGCCGCTGAACAGGAAATTGCCGAGAATGGTCCGGATTCTGGCCTCCTCCAGCATCGGATACTCGCTCCACAGCTCTTCCAGCACCGTATTATTCGGATTCAGTCTTGTCTGCTCCTGGTCATAGTAAGCGATCTTGACCTTAGTGCCCCAGTTCACCGTTCCGGCGGACGGCTCACGGGTGCCGGTCAGACATTGCAGCAGCGTGGACTTGCCGATCCCGTTCGGCCCGATCAGCGCTGCTGTCTCTCCGCGCCGCAGCTCGAAGGAGGCATTCTGGAACAGCGGCTTCGCTGCTTCTTTGAAGGCTACAGCTACTCCACGGAGCTGCAGCACCTCCTTGCCGGACATGAAGTCCGGCTCGAAGGAGAAGCTGGCCTTCTTCAGGTCGCCCAGCGGCTTGTCGATGCGCTCCATTTTATCGAGTGCCTTGCGGCGGCTCTGGGCCCGCTTGGTGGTGGAGGCCCGTACGATATTGCGCTGTACGAAATCCTCCATCCGCGAGATCTCATCCTGCTGCTTCTCGTATTGCTTCATGCGGATCTCGTATTCGGCCGCCTTCAGCTCCACGTAACGGCTGTAGTTGCCGGTATACCGGCGGGACTGGTGCCGCTCAATCTCCACGATGGTGGTCACGAGCCGGTCAAGGAAATACCGGTCATGGGACACAACGAGAATGCCGCCGGCATACCCGCGCAGATAATCCTCCAGCCAGGTAAGCGTCTCGATGTCCAGATGGTTCGTAGGCTCATCGAGCATGAGCAGGTCCGGGGCCTGCAGCAGGATGCGGGCCAGGGCCAGGCGTGTCTTCTGGCCTCCGCTTAAGGTTGCGATCGGCGTATCGGGAGCGAAATCTCCGAAGCCCATCCCGTGCAGGACGCTGCGGATGCGCGTATTCATCTCATAGCCGCCTTGGTCTCGGAACCAGTCGGAACGTCTGGCATAGCGCTCCAGAAGCTCCTCGTACCGCTTCGGATCATCGGCCAGCTTAGGGTCAGCGATATCCGTCTCAAGCTGCCGCAGCTCAGCCTCCGCCTCCAGCAGCGGCGCGAATACGGCCAGCATCTCCTCCTGTATCGTCCGGTCTGACTGGAGTCCGCTGTTCTGGGCCAGATAGCCGATGGTGGTCTCCTTGGCCTTATGAATCTGTCCGCTGTCGTAGGACAGCTCCCCGGCGAGAATCTGCAGGAAGGTGGATTTGCCGGCCCCGTTGACGCCGACCAGTCCGACACGCTCCTTCTCATTCACCATGAGGCTGATGCCGTCCAGTATGTTTTGTATTCCATATGATTTCGTAATTCCTGTCGCTTGAAGAAGCATTCTGATGAAACCTCCGCCCTTGCAATTTGGCCCGGCGGCTTGCGTCCGGGCGATATCCTGATTCTATTCTCCAGTTTACATGAAAAAGGTGTGCCGTGCGAGGTTCATTCTCCTAACAAGGGGAATGATGCAACCTTGGCGAACCGGCATGAAGAGTGGTAAACTGAGCTTACAAACTATGATAAGCTATTGAACAACAAGATAAAGGAGGAGGCTGCCTATGCCCGAGCGCAGCATAGAGCTTGCCGCGCGGAAGCGGGAGCTGCGGGCCGGGAAGGCCGCTCTCCGGGACGGGCTGTCCCTGGAAGACAGGGCACAGTTATCCGCCCGGGTCTGCAATCATGCCTGGAGCTGGTTCACGCAGGCCGGCGCGGCCTCCCTGCTCGCCTATGCCCCGTTCCGCTCCGAGCTGGACTGCCTCCCTCTGCTGAGAGAGGCATGGGCGGGAGGCCATGATGTATGGCTTCCCCGCGTGGACCGGGAGAGCGGAACCCTGAGCATCCATCCTGTAGGCTCCTGGGAGGAACTGGTTCCCGGAGCCTACGGAATACCGGAGCCTGCCGCCGGAAGCAAAGCGCTTGCCGGAGCAGAGTCCGGCGCAGGGCGGCATCTGCCGGATGTGGTATTCGTGCCCGGCCTGGCCTTTGATCTGCGGGGCGGACGCCTGGGCTACGGGCGCGGTTATTATGACCGCTTGCGGGCGGCCTGGGAGCAGGGACATCCCGGAGACACCCGCAGACCCTTATGGATCGGGCTGGCCTTTGGGCTGCAGCTGCTTCCTGAGGTCCCGCTTGAAGAGCATGATGCCCTGATGGATCTGC
This region of Paenibacillus sp. FSL K6-1096 genomic DNA includes:
- a CDS encoding ABC-F family ATP-binding cassette domain-containing protein: MLLQATGITKSYGIQNILDGISLMVNEKERVGLVGVNGAGKSTFLQILAGELSYDSGQIHKAKETTIGYLAQNSGLQSDRTIQEEMLAVFAPLLEAEAELRQLETDIADPKLADDPKRYEELLERYARRSDWFRDQGGYEMNTRIRSVLHGMGFGDFAPDTPIATLSGGQKTRLALARILLQAPDLLMLDEPTNHLDIETLTWLEDYLRGYAGGILVVSHDRYFLDRLVTTIVEIERHQSRRYTGNYSRYVELKAAEYEIRMKQYEKQQDEISRMEDFVQRNIVRASTTKRAQSRRKALDKMERIDKPLGDLKKASFSFEPDFMSGKEVLQLRGVAVAFKEAAKPLFQNASFELRRGETAALIGPNGIGKSTLLQCLTGTREPSAGTVNWGTKVKIAYYDQEQTRLNPNNTVLEELWSEYPMLEEARIRTILGNFLFSGEDVLKKVAALSGGEKARVALSKLMLRGANMLILDEPTNHLDLVSREVLEAALIDFEGTLLFISHDRYFLNKMAERVLELHPDGIDQYLGNYDDYIAKKQELEAIAAEEAELAAAKLSRNAASEAPAAEKGTALSYEAEKQAKREERNRQRRIAELEEKIAALEEAIADIEHEMTRPEVFQDYMALQEHEGKLKDKKEQLTDLFSEWEILAAE
- a CDS encoding 5-formyltetrahydrofolate cyclo-ligase, which encodes MPERSIELAARKRELRAGKAALRDGLSLEDRAQLSARVCNHAWSWFTQAGAASLLAYAPFRSELDCLPLLREAWAGGHDVWLPRVDRESGTLSIHPVGSWEELVPGAYGIPEPAAGSKALAGAESGAGRHLPDVVFVPGLAFDLRGGRLGYGRGYYDRLRAAWEQGHPGDTRRPLWIGLAFGLQLLPEVPLEEHDALMDLLITENGIWDCRKERVTWN